Proteins co-encoded in one Bremerella sp. TYQ1 genomic window:
- a CDS encoding inositol monophosphatase family protein: MSSYLKSCETAARAAGEVLSQWRGRFNVREKGKSDLVTDADDAAQKVIEEILTSDFPDFEFLGEEGPAGLSRKTGSDFCWIVDPLDGTMNYVHGLPNYAVSIGLSQAGKVIAGVVYDPVFDRCFKAEKGEGAYLNDEKIEVSTAQTLDEALIAFSFPTTVDKGSQVIDDFINVLTKCQGIRRLGSAALNLAYVAAGHMDAYWAAFNKPWDVAAGAILVEEAGGVVRGFGDQPFDIQNPKIVATATPQLQADLQAQIETS; encoded by the coding sequence ATGTCTTCCTATCTAAAGAGTTGCGAAACTGCCGCAAGGGCTGCCGGTGAGGTCCTTTCCCAGTGGCGGGGGCGATTTAACGTCCGCGAAAAAGGCAAGTCCGATCTCGTCACCGATGCCGACGACGCCGCTCAAAAGGTGATCGAAGAGATCCTGACGAGCGATTTCCCTGACTTCGAGTTCCTCGGCGAGGAAGGACCAGCCGGATTATCCCGTAAAACCGGCAGTGATTTCTGCTGGATTGTCGACCCCCTGGACGGCACGATGAACTACGTCCACGGGCTACCTAATTACGCCGTTTCGATTGGCCTCTCGCAAGCCGGAAAGGTAATCGCAGGCGTGGTTTACGACCCCGTCTTCGACCGCTGTTTCAAAGCCGAAAAAGGGGAGGGGGCCTACCTGAATGACGAGAAAATCGAAGTCAGCACTGCCCAAACGCTCGATGAAGCATTGATCGCATTCAGCTTTCCCACCACCGTCGATAAGGGCTCACAGGTCATCGACGACTTCATCAACGTTTTGACCAAGTGTCAAGGGATTCGCCGCCTCGGATCTGCGGCCCTGAATTTGGCTTATGTAGCCGCTGGACACATGGACGCCTATTGGGCGGCTTTCAACAAGCCTTGGGACGTCGCTGCAGGGGCCATTTTGGTGGAGGAAGCCGGGGGAGTGGTGCGGGGTTTCGGTGATCAGCCGTTTGACATCCAAAATCCTAAGATCGTTGCAACCGCTACCCCCCAACTACAGGCAGATCTTCAGGCCCAAATCGAGACTTCTTAG
- a CDS encoding RNA polymerase sigma factor yields MMNGNLYNDERDRIVDLVLAAQNGDRDAFGQLVEIFQPVVFAIALKRLRHYWEAQELAQDVFIQAMQKLDQLREPAAFPGWLRSIAARMAINRAVRRPHDFATEPEALASVCVENETPLHAILEVERRDNLAVGMGRLGEMDRDTLRAFYVDGQSLREMSDEFEAPIGTIKRRLHVARKRLAKEMEELEAVAV; encoded by the coding sequence ATGATGAACGGAAACTTGTACAACGATGAACGAGATCGGATCGTCGATCTGGTCCTTGCAGCTCAAAACGGTGATCGCGACGCTTTCGGTCAGCTGGTAGAAATCTTCCAGCCGGTCGTCTTCGCCATCGCTTTGAAGCGTCTGCGTCACTACTGGGAAGCCCAGGAATTGGCTCAAGACGTCTTCATCCAGGCGATGCAGAAGCTGGACCAGTTGCGTGAACCGGCTGCCTTCCCAGGCTGGTTGCGTTCGATCGCGGCCCGGATGGCCATCAACCGGGCAGTTCGTCGGCCGCACGATTTCGCTACGGAACCAGAAGCCTTGGCTTCGGTCTGTGTCGAAAACGAAACGCCGCTGCACGCAATTCTGGAAGTCGAACGCCGGGATAACCTGGCCGTAGGAATGGGACGTCTCGGCGAAATGGACCGAGATACGCTCCGAGCCTTCTACGTCGACGGACAGTCGTTGCGAGAAATGAGCGACGAATTCGAAGCACCGATCGGAACGATCAAGCGTCGTTTGCACGTCGCTCGTAAGCGTCTGGCCAAGGAGATGGAAGAACTGGAAGCGGTCGCCGTTTAG